The following are from one region of the Quercus robur chromosome 1, dhQueRobu3.1, whole genome shotgun sequence genome:
- the LOC126717398 gene encoding protein DETOXIFICATION 42 codes for MSEYDYQYPSKDERRIPICIFFKHARQIFKLDELGSEIAQIALPAAMALAADPIASLIDTAFIGQIGPVELAAVGVSIALFNQVSRIAIFPLVSVTTSFVAEEDAIGSVSHEAQDCEHLETGSTTNGEDKELIPKNGTCENAYKSQPNGGSFEIVKIDNERRHIPSASSALVIGSILGLIQAIFLILGAKPLLGFMGVSSDSPMLTPAQQYLTLRSLGAPAVLLSLAMQGVFRGFKDTKTPLYATVAGDVTNIILDPLFMFVFRMGIRGAAIAHVISQYLISVILLWKLMEKVDLLPPSIKQLQFGRFLKNGFLLLMRVIAATFCVTLAASMAARLGPTPMAAFQVCLQVWLTTSLLADGLAVAGQAILASAFAKKDYKKAEAAASRVFQLGLVLGLILATIVGVGLHFGARLFTKDVHVLHLISRGIPFVAATQPMNALAFVFDGINFGASDFAYSAYSMIMVAIISILCLFLLSSGHGFMGIWVALTIFMSLRAFAGFWRIGTGTGPWNFLRS; via the exons ATGTCTGAATATGATTATCAATATCCATCCAAGGATGAGAGGAGAATTCCaatatgcattttctttaaacaCGCAAg ACAAATTTTTAAACTGGACGAACTTGGTTCAGAAATAGCACAGATTGCTTTGCCAGCTGCAATGGCTTTGGCAGCTGACCCTATTGCTTCTCTTATTGACACAGCATTCATTGGCCAAATAG GTCCAGTGGAACTTGCAGCTGTAGGAGTTTCGATTGCTCTATTCAATCAAGTATCAAGGATTGCAATATTCCCACTTGTCAGTGTCACTACATCTTTTGTTGCAGAGGAAGATGCTATTGGAAGTGTGAGCCATGAAGCACAGGATTGTGAACACTTGGAAACAGGTTCAACTACGAATGGGGAAGACAAAGAGTTGATTCCAAAAAATG GTACATGTGAGAATGCATACAAGTCACAACCAAATGGTGGGAGCTTTGAAATAGTTAAGATTGACAATGAAAGAAGGCATATTCCATCTGCCTCGTCAGCATTAGTTATTGGCAGCATACTTGGCCTCATACAAGCCATATTCCTCATATTGGGAGCAAAACCTCTATTAGGCTTCATGGGAGTTAGTTCT GATTCTCCAATGCTAACTCCTGCACAACAGTACTTGACATTGAGGTCACTTGGTGCTCCTGCAGTTCTTCTTTCATTGGCCATGCAAGGGGTGTTTCGTGGATTTAAGGACACAAAAACACCTTTATACGCCACTG TGGCAGGAGATGTAACAAACATTATACTCGATCCactatttatgtttgttttccgTATGGGTATCCGTGGGGCAGCCATTGCTCATGTTATATCTCA GTACCTAATTTCAGTTATACTCTTGTGGAAATTAATGGAAAAAGTTGATCTCTTACCTCCAAGTATCAAGCAACTGCAATTTGGTCGATTTCTAAAAAATG GTTTTCTACTATTAATGAGGGTCATTGCTGCGACATTCTGTGTGACTCTGGCTGCATCAATGGCTGCACGCTTGGGGCCAACACCCATGGCTGCATTTCAAGTTTGCTTGCAGGTTTGGTTGACAACATCACTTCTTGCTGATGGGTTGGCTGTTGCTGGGCAG GCAATACTTGCAAGTGCATTTGCAAAGAAGGATTACAAGAAGGCTGAAGCAGCAGCATCCCGAGTATTTCAG TTGGGATTGGTTCTTGGTTTGATACTTGCAACCATTGTTGGAGTGGGGCTACATTTTGGAGCACGATTATTTACAAAGGATGTTCATGTCCTCCACCTTATTAGTAGAGGCATTCCG TTTGTTGCAGCTACTCAACCTATGAATGCCTTGGCCTTTGTTTTCGATGGCATCAACTTTGGAGCATCTGATTTTGCATATTCAGCTTATTCCATG ATTATGGTGGCTATTATCAGCATTCTATGTCTATTTCTTCTCTCCTCTGGTCATGGGTTCATGGGAATCTGGGTTGCCCTGACCATCTTCATGAGTCTTCGTGCATTTGCTGGTTTTTGGAG GATAGGGACAGGAACAGGTCCTTGGAACTTTCTCCGCAGCTAG